The Gossypium hirsutum isolate 1008001.06 chromosome D02, Gossypium_hirsutum_v2.1, whole genome shotgun sequence region TGACTTATAGCATAAGGATTTTTGCAAAAGGCTCAATATTGATTATAAAGAGACATATTATTCTGTGGTGAATGTAATCATGTTTAGATATCTTATAAGTCTGACAGTACATGAAAAGCTTAATATGCGTCTAATGCATGTTGCTATAGACTATCTATATGACTCACtagatagtgaaatttatatgaaaatccctaaaagacTGAGTATCCTAGAAGGATATAAAGTTTCCAGGAAAgattattcaataaaattaagaaaatcatTATATAGATTAAAAGAATCTGGATGAATGTGGTATAACCatcttagtgaatatttgttgaAAGAAGATTATACAAATAACTCAATTTTCCCATGTGTTTCTATAAAAATATCTGGATCAAAATTTATGATAATTGCAGATTATGTTGTTgatttaaatattattggaactcttgCAAAGCTTCAAGATacagtaaattatttaaagaaagaactTGAAATGAAAGAttttggaaaaacaaagttttgtctcCACCTGCAAATCAAGCATTTAAAGGATGGAATCCATGTCCATCAATCATCTTATGCGAaaaagatttaaaagaaattttacataGATAAAGCACATCCATTGAGTACCCCAATGGTTTTAAGATCACCAGACGGGAATAAAGACCCCTTTCGTCCTTATGAGGATGATGAAGAGCTATTTGGTCTTGAAGTACCATATCTTATGTCGTAGGGGCATTAATGTATTTAGCGAACAACACACGACCTAATGTAACATTTTTTGTAAGTTTTTTTAACAAGATTTAACTCTTCTCCAACATGTAAAGCTTGGAATGGAAGGAacaattgatttggagttattttattcaaataatttaaattctcAATTAGTTGGCTATGCAGATGCTAGATATTTATTGGATCCTCATTGAGGTTGATCCCAAATaggttatttatttacatgtggaggtaCAACCATATCATGACGTTCAACAAAACAAACATTAGTTGTTGCCTCTTCAAATCATCTAGAAATAGTTGTAATGCATGAGGCTAGCCGAGAGTGTGTATGGCTAAGACTAGTGACTCAACATATCCAGAACATGTGCAATTTACCTCTACAAGAAAATGCGCCAACCATACGGAGATAATGCAGCATGTATAGCTCCATTAAAGGAATGATACATTAAAGGAGATAGAacaaaacatatttcaccaaaattattcttcactcatgatTTTGAGAAAGAAAGTGATATTGGAGTTTAACAAATtcattctagtgataatttaaCAGATTTGTTTATCAAGACATTACTAACCACAACATTTGAGAGTCTGGTATACAAAATTAGAATGCGccatttaaaaaatgttaagtgaTGTCATCATTAGAGGGAATCCAAAATATGTTGCTCTCTTTTCCTTTAATCAATATTTTGTCCCATTGAGTTTTTTTAGCAAAAGTTTTTAACGAGGCGGTACACAATGGGAGACTATTACTATTAAATGTAaaggagtttataaataaaatttgaatacgATAAAAATTCTCATGTACTTTTCATATACCTTTTTTCTTGTTACTATTGTTTTCTTAGTTTTtctataacaaaataaatatttttaaatttctaggattttttttatataatttgcattatttttataaattttttgagaatttttctgatttttttgctatatttatatattttttaaatttatttcaagaaaataaagtttaggtGACGCACTTGTTTTTAAACggcattaattaataaaattgaaaacttaagtactaaattgatataaagaattctttaaataccaaaataaattgGGGGAAACTTTGGAGAAAAATATTACATTAACCCAAGAAATTTAAAGAGAAACACATGTATgatttacaataaaattaaagatttaaaattggttgataaagttaaaatatttcaCTGATAATACTGGATAAATAAACTCTATCAACCTAATGATATTATTTCATATTAGTTTTACTattataataaaagttaatataTGATTTGTGGATCTTTTACTAATGTTGAAAAAAAGAGATTTATTTTCCCTTGGAAGGCTGTGTTATAAGAAATACAATACTTTTTAGGTCTGTTTAGTACTGTCTAAGTCAATATTATATTCCATTCAAGAACTTTTACCCAAATCTATGCAAGATCTAGAAGCCTGGAATATGACTTATGACCTTTTCCTCCACTATCAACTGCAGTCACCACAAGAAACATTCCATGCTCTATCTTttgtatgtataattgaccttTTCTTCCTCCAAATTTATGTATAGAATATTCAcatataaacatttaattaatttttaaaaaattaaaatttttatattttttaaataattttatgattttaattttaaaaaaatattttttttatattttttaaatttttaaaaattaattacataCTGACATGTGGCAATCCATttgtatatcaaatcaataaaattaaaaaaacattaactTCTCCATTCAATTTTGGGAGATTTGATAAAAAAACCCAAGTTCAaaagcaaaaaattaaaagaaatactaaAATGACGTTTATGCCAGTTAAATTTAATCATCAGCCTTTGAGAACaagttgaattgattttttttaacaaaaaaaactaaaatgttaattttttaaacatggtGGCCTGCATAGCAATTCATGTGTACTCTATgctaattttttgaattattatgaactctttttctaatatttttatattttctaaattatttgttgacgtgATATATGAGACAAATAATGTCATGTCAACATGAAACGCACGTGGTCTGACATGTcaacatcattaaaaaataatgttttaattagcTTACACCATTGTAAAACTAAAGTATTTTTACACCATTTTTTTGTACAATTAATACTTTAACGATCCaattattcatttatatagatcatgTATGCCAAATttgacataaataaaaaaaattatttatttattttgtataagaaaattcaatcattcaataaatattaatatatacactattttaaattgatatgatagggATACTAGattggtttgaaaatttacatACATGACGAGTACTATTATATCGATAAtagttgaattgttaaaatattaatcatataaaaatatattttttacaccAACATAAGTGAATCCCATATTAAAACTTTtatgttttgatattttaaaatgttgttaaaaaatatttaaacaccaTTGATTCATTCATTAGCCTACTTTTTATGGTTTTATGCTATTTTAGTATGATATTAGATATCTTTGTTGCCCTGGACTGAGAGATAGTGATGGTTGATGAAGTTCTTGGACAAAATCTAATTTGTTTGATATATCCTGAAAAAAAGTTTCTTTTGTGTTGTTAGATTTGGATTATGCTAAATGACGAAACAATGAGGTGTTCCAGCAGGACTGCATTTGCAACATTACCCACCATTCACTCAACTGCCTAATTGACTTTATTTCCCCCTGTCTTGTCTTACATTAAACCAAATCAAACTGGGCGGCGCTACCAAGACTCTGACATGAATGCGTGGCGGCATGTATGGTCCTGCTGTGGTGAAGCCCAGCACTCTAAACCCAATATCTGGTCTACCAAAAAAGCTGCATAGTGAATTTGTTGTCAATTTTTCTTATTTGAATCTTTCATTATGAATGCtgcaatttcattttttatttcattctcacTTGTTGAATGAGTTTGATTTCCACTAATTGCCTGGTTTTTCTTAATCGTTCGATAGGAGTAAattttacttgaattttttttaatatatatatatttggaaaatatttttagttcaaattttgattttttttttagattccAAATATTCTGACTATACTTATCTTGTAAATAATTATAAGTACAAGCTAGCCATAACAAGCCACTGTATTTAAAATCATGAGTTTACTATCAAGAAATTAAAACTTGTAAAAATGACTTTGGGGTGAAATCCGGTTGAGTTGAGTCACTCGAGctcaaataaaaaagtatttttaagttcgaatttgattaagtttatttactaactttcttattaaaatttgagcTTAAAGTCAGACACAATAATTAAGCATAGGGTTATTATCAAATTtagaaacaaaaaattatttaaaaaatatattaaaaataaaaagtttgataAAGTTTATGAACCATTCAAATCAAGTATTACCAAATTTGAATGCAGCTCAATCAATAACTTGAGCTCTACTCGATAAATATCAAATCGAGttcgaatttttttaattaaacatgtTGAATGTGTTTTCAGTATTTTGTTTCCATGCCTCGTGAAATCATTCCAGGATGAAAGACTTCTACTTGGAGTAGCGACAACTAAGCATGCCCTACGCCTTTGAACTCACGCTTATGGTTGAGTCAGTCAACAAAAATCAGTGCTCCTCATCATTACTAATTTCTTGTAGAAATCGTGGAATTGGGGGCAACCTTACATCCATAACCCCTTCTAGGATTTGAACTACCTGGCACATTGATGGCTTTTGGATTTCATTATCTTGGATATACCAACAAGCTAGTTTACATGTTCTAGAGAGTTCTTCTAAATTGGCATCTCCATTCAGTCTGTTATCTAAGAGTTTGAGGAGGTAAGTGCCTTCGTTCTCTTGTCTAGCAGCCCAAAGTGGAAAGAATGTACCTTCCTCATAAACTGTTTGTTCGGAGTTTTTCCTTCCTGATACAAGTTCCAAAAGCATCATTCCAAAGCTGTAAACATCAGCTTTGGGTGTTATAGCCACTCCTGATATCCACTCTGGTGCCAGATAACTCACTGTCCCTCTCATGGTGGACAGGACCCGACTAAACTCTCGTCCTAGAAGATTTGCTAGTCCAAAATCTGCCAATTTTGAACAATTGTCAACATCTAAAAGAATGTTTTCTGGCTTGATGTCACAGTAAATGATACTGTTTACACAATTCTCATGGAGATAAGCCAGTCCTCTTGCTGCACCAAGGGCAATTTGGTATCTTGTTTGCCATGAAATCGTATACCAACAACTTTCTCGAACCCTCCAAGCAGAACCCTCGAAGACGAACGAGATTAATATGATTGGTCTTCCCAATTGTATTGACTTCTGCACGAAATTGTTTCTTTCCCTGATTGATGCTCTCAAGCTTCTTCACTGCTATAGTACTTCCATCTGGCAAAGTCCCTCTGAAAACAGTTCCAAAGGCTCCTTTTTCCCATTTTTTCAGAGAATTTCTTGGTTGCCTTGTGTAAATCTCTGTATCCAAAGACCATGAGTGGACCTTCTTCCGGTTCTGGAGTGATATTTGTGTCCTCCCTTTCATAATTGCAAGAATCATTAGGCCTACAAGTAGTAGTCCTACTGAAAAAGCAATTGCAATAACAATCACTCTCTTCCTATTTGTGGAACTAGATTCATTAGAAATATTAGAATCCATCATCTTGTCCAAGTTGTTTCAGACTCAAGAGGCCTCCAATCCAAATAGAACAGTGATTGTCTTCATAAGCATAAGCATAAGCAGTACAAGAGCGATTCTTTAGACAGGTTGATTTGCATTACATGCTGCTACCAGCTATCGTAATTCGTGGATGTGCAGGGAAAGTTGTGTTGCGGCTTTCTAAGAATTGGTCCCCCCCTGCCAACACTAGCATTGTCGCACTGCAATTTGGTCTTCCTTACACACCCTGAAATATCCATAGCAAATCGAGATATGGTATCAGGATTATAAAGCGAATAAGTAAAATAACTCTCCGTTTTCGTCCGAATGAAAGCTGAAGTTGTAGATATAATTCAATCTCATTTCTGGGACTAAGCTGAAAATCCTTGCTGGTTCACCCCAAGGTCCACTTGCCCAGAAATACTCGGTCCTATTCCACAGAATAAGATATTGATTGGTTCCTCTGGAATCTAGCTCCAGAGAGAAGAAACCCGGCGCAGGATCTTCtgaatttttccatgaaataaGAAGTTGACTTTGTTTGGTTCGTTTATCTAAGCCAATCTTACCACCAGGAAGCCATGTGTGTTGGATGATCAAAACTTTACCGCAAAGGTGTCAAACGTAGCAGGTAAAGACAAGGCCGGGATATCTGGAATTAATAGATCATAACAGCATGTATGTTATGCCAAAAACAAGACTTCTCCTTTTGGCCACTTAAATAGGCACTGCTTTTTATCTGTTAATACTATTAATTTAGACTACTTCCTTAAATTTACATGAATTTTAGTATCCCTGGTCTAAGCTTAATTTTTGATGTGCAGGATCCGGTGTATGGCAAGCACAGAGCATACTTTTAAACTCACGGGAGATTTTCTTTCATCGATATACCAAATCAAGAAGGAAAAGAATTAAAAAGTTTAGCTAGACATTTTATAAAATCACACTTCTATTTTTATTTCCAAAACTTGCTATATCTTGCTGAGAGTTTTCCTTCCTTATATAGAGAAGGAATTCTAGATAAGATGGAATCTGATCTATGACTCATACAGACAATCATACATAAGAGGACTATGACTCATCAAACTTTATCAAAAGTAAAGTTCAATAATTTACAAAAGGACAATGACTCACTCATACTTTAATAAAGTAaaagtacaataatttacaagaGGGCGATGACTCATACAAACTTTTATAAAAGTAAAGGATAATAATTTATAAGCAGACAATGACTCATTCAATTAGTGTCATAATTTGTACTTATGTCGAAGGTAatgtttaattattctaattttcttttcttctcctctctaGCTGTATAGCACTTTAATTCCAGCTGTTCAATTCTTTCTTCCAAGTCATCAGGTGGCTTGTCAGATGTATCTTCATAAATATCTTTCCAGGCTGGTGTATCTTGTGCTGCTTGGCTGCAATATATTGGATACTCCTGTGACCATTCTTTTAGATCTGGTATATTTGTCTGATATTATTTTAGAGCCTATTTCAACTGTTTTTGATAAGGTGTCGGTGGATCATTATCTATATCCCATGGTGCCAATGTACTTCCTAAAGGCCATGTTTATGAAGGGATAACTCTGTTAATTTGGCAGAGATCCTTTTGCAACTCCTTGTAGTCATAAGGATTTAAACTTATGAGAAATAAGCATGCACTAGGAAATGCTCCTAACTGTGCGGCAGGACCATTTTGCATGAAGTACTAGGGTTTATAAAAGATTATTAAGATCCATTGGGCTCTTgtgtttttgagaaattcaaacataatcatatcataCCATTGTTCTAGAGGATAAAATCATTTGAAAAAGGTGGCTAAGTTCTTCATTTTTGGGCTAATTTCATCTTGGATAGCCATTGTCAGAAAATACTGGAGGTCTTCAAAATAAAGAATTCTACTCCAATATGGAACAAGGACCATCTCTTAAAAGAAGATTCCCTGTATCTTCAAGGACTGCTACTACAGAAGTTGAGTTGCTTGAGCTAATATTGGTGGACCAGATTGGTAATTGGGACTCGTTGAACAAACCTAAGTTACCATCAGATACTTTCAGTTCTGAAGAGTATATATCACGGACCGGTATCTCCCTGTTTGCAACCCAAACTGGGGTCTGTTCAGAGACCTTGCCGCCGTACCATATGCCTATGTAGTAGTTGGAAGACTTACCTGGTGTGAAGAAGCCCAACACGAAGTTTTCACCCGATGAAACAATGGTCTGATTACCGGAGAGAGACTGATTTGCGGAGATGGTGTCTGCTCCTAAGGAGAGTTGGCTGTTTAAAGAAAACCAAATAAAGAGTGGTAGGGATAGTTTCAAACATGGATTTTTATTCCTGTTGTCCAAGGCTGTAAGAGGATTCCTGGGAGGGGAAAAAACACAGATATTTCAAAGGACAATCACAAAGCTATTTGGGACAAGGAAGAACAGGTCACGGATTGCTAGAGCAAAACATATCTAAGTAACAATTGCAATGGAATAGTTTTATTGTTGAATCTCAATCAAAGCTCGTTGAGAAGGCAAGTATGGCCTTTCTTTTTTCCGCACAGAACATGGGCATTTTAGTTATTAAACCTTTTTCGATAAAAAGTGTTGCATGTAATAAAATGCTTGGCTTACGGCATTGGCATTTTAGTTTTACAGATCACACAATGAACAATTTCTAGCCGAACACCGGCTTTAGATGCCGTACCAGTAAACAAAATAGCGCAAAGGCAGCTTGGTCTCCATTAAAATGCAGGTGCAGCAACGCTCCGGAACTGGGGCTctcacataaaataaacaaattaaaagcaCAGTTGGAAGCCCAAATACCAAATCCAGGGAAATTAGCAAGGTGCAATGGCGCAACTTCAAGTTTATGGGCCTAGTGGAAAAACTCATGATATACGTTTTCTAGAAGCAGAACAATATTTAAAgagaaatgttttaaattttctagaatttacatattttgaatttttttttccagattttcaattttttcaaatatctaaaatttttaatttttaatttttaatttttaaaaaaaaatactttcatATGTAAAAGCTCATCTGAAAAGTAATAAAGAAAGCGGCCTAATTAAAATACTAAGGCGTGACaaaatattaagtataaatatttgtATGAATCTTGTTTAAAACGTAGTGGGTTAGTTTAACTCataaaaaaagatttatttgaattttttaattttataaaaaatattttaaattttttaactctatttttattaaatttgaaaaaaaaaataactttactGCACGTGAGGAAAGTTAAAGAAAAATTGGATGGCGCATTCGATCTATAGTTCCCATTAGCGGCAGAGCTCACCCAAATTTCTGTGATTTTCAATTCCCAAACCCCAAAAAGGTCAACCAAAAACCTTTGTCTTCTGTTCTGATGAATCCACAACAACCCAGTCCATCGGAACCCGACCTTCAGGTTCCATCCCTCGCTTCCCTCCGAATCCAGCCCTCTTCCCCACGTTTCCCTTTTTCCACCCCCATCGCCGGTTCTCAGCGTCGCATCGCCATCGCCGTTGACTTAAGCGACGAGAGTGCTTATGCCGTCCGCTGGGCTGTCCAGAATTACCTTCGTCCGGGAGACGCCGTCGTCCTCCTCCACGTCCGTCCGACTTCCGTCCTTTACGGAGCCGATTGGGGCTCTATCAAACTCCAAATCACTCCCAACTCCACGAATAATCGCGAAAACGCCACCGCCATCAGTGGCGATCACTCCGACGAGGAGTCGCAGCAAAAACTCGAGAACGACTTCGACGTTTTCACGACAACCAAGGCGAATACGCTGGCCCAGCCGTTAGTGGATGCTCAGATTCCGTTTAAAATCCACATAGTAAAAGACCATGACATGAAGGAGAGATTGTGTTTGGAAGTGGAGAGATTAGGGCTGAGTGCAGTGATCATGGGGAGCAGAGGATTCGGAGCCTCTAGAAGAACCTGCAAGGGAAGGCTAGGAAGCGTTAGTGATTATTGCGTCCACCACTGCATTTGTCCTGTGGTAGTGGTCCGGTACCCTGATGAGGAAAATGGAAATGGTGGAGCCGAGAAGGTGACGAAGAAGAACATTGTTGAAGATGTGGAGCTGCAGCCGGTACCTGAAGAGGAACAGGAGTATCATGATGCGGAGGAGGGACACACAGGTTTGGGTTTTCGTATTTGTAATTGATTTTGTCTGTGTTTGATGGTTATCAACTGGTTCCATTTGTAATTGAGTTTTTATGGCTTTATGAACATGATGAAATGCTTGGTAGAAGTTCCAAATACTATAGTTTATGACTTGTGAGAAGTAACAAGTAGCAGCCTGAATTGAGGTTTTGCTTAGTTGTTAGGGTATTGGCTGGGAAagataatgaaaataatgaagaTTATGAAACCATTGAAGGGATAGCACTGGCACATGATATTTTAGCCTAGAAATCATGATTATAGACATTTGGAATTAACCTAATGAAATGGCCTATGGACTTGGAGATGCGGAATTTAGTGCATAACACATAATACTTTAGGCCTTACATGTTGTGTTTGGTGTTACCATTGTTTCTAGAGCCGCAGAAACATGCAAGGCCTTagtattatttgtttttttgtaATCTTTAAGTTAAACAATTATGTATATTAACTATAAAAATTACTTCTCATTGCTTCATATTTCTTGTTTTCAGATGCTTAATATGACTTGGAGCACTGACGAGTGCCTACTGATTCAGGTAATTAATATGACTCCTAG contains the following coding sequences:
- the LOC107909314 gene encoding universal stress protein PHOS34, whose protein sequence is MNPQQPSPSEPDLQVPSLASLRIQPSSPRFPFSTPIAGSQRRIAIAVDLSDESAYAVRWAVQNYLRPGDAVVLLHVRPTSVLYGADWGSIKLQITPNSTNNRENATAISGDHSDEESQQKLENDFDVFTTTKANTLAQPLVDAQIPFKIHIVKDHDMKERLCLEVERLGLSAVIMGSRGFGASRRTCKGRLGSVSDYCVHHCICPVVVVRYPDEENGNGGAEKVTKKNIVEDVELQPVPEEEQEYHDAEEGHTDA